In Oscillospiraceae bacterium, the DNA window CGCCGATATCTCCTCCGAAGAACCCGTCCGCATCGCGAAGGGCGGAAGCGGCGGCGCGGGCAACCGGCATTTCGCGACCGCCAGGCGCCAGTGCCCGCGTTTTGCGAAAGCCGGAGCGCCGGGCGAAGCGCGCGAAGTGCTGTTTGAACTGAAACTGCTCGCCGACGTCGGCCTGGTCGGTTTCCCGAACGCGGGCAAATCGACGCTGGTCTCCGCGATGAGCAACGCCCGCCCCGAGATCGCCGATTATCCGTTCACCACCCTGCGCCCGAATCTCGGCGTCGTTTACGGCCCCGAAGAGGCCTCTTTCGTCATGGCCGACATCCCGGGCATCATCGAGGGCGCGGCCGAAGGCGCGGGACTCGGGCATGAGTTTCTGCGCCACATCGAGCGCTGCCGGATGCTCATCCAGCTCGTCGACGCGGCCTCGACCGAGGGGCGCGACCCCAGATCCGATTTCGACGTCATCTGCTCCGAGCTTTCTCGCTACAGCCCGCTGCTGGCCTCCCTGCCCCGCATCGTCGCCGCCAACAAGACCGACAGCGCCATCCCGGAGATGCTCGACGACTTCTGCGGCTACGCGAAAAGCAAGGGCTTCGAGGTCTTCCCGATTTCCGCGGTCACGGGCGCGGGTCTTTCGGAGCTGAAGAATTATATTTTCAAAACCCTGCCGACGCTGCCGTCCATCAAGGTCTACGAGCCCGAGCCGGAACCCGAATTCAAAGTCGAGAACAACCGCCCGTTCACCGTCACGAACAAAGAGGGCGTCTTCATTGTCGATGCGCCGTGGCTGCTGCGTGTTTTGAATTCGGTCAATATGGACGATTACGAGTCGCTGCAGTATTTTCAGCGCGTGCTGCGCCAGAGCGGCATCATCGACGAACTGGAGCGCCGGGGCGTGCAGGAAGGGGATACGGTGAGCATTTATGACTTTGAATTCGAGTACGTCCGATAACCGTTTTTACGAGTCCGCCCGTTCGCCGGATGAAATGCCCGTTGCGCGGCTGGCGTTTTTAGGCGACGCGGTCTATGAGCTCGTCGTGCGCGAGCAGCTGGTCGAGGGAGCGGAAGTCCCGTTCGAAAAGCTCAACGACCTCAAGCAGGAATTCGTCAAGGCGTCCGCGCAGGCGGCTGCGGCAATTAAAATTTTGCCGTTACTTACCGAAAAAGAAGAGCAGATCTACCGTCGGGGCAGAAACGCGAAACATAAGACCGCCCCGAAAAGCGCGTCGCTCGGCGATTACGCAAAAGCCACGGGTTTTGAGGCACTTTTGGGATATTTGTGGCTTTCCGGTCAAAAATCACGTATAATGGAACTCGTGGGATCCGGTTTTTAAAAACGGGAGGTCTGACAATTGGACGGTTCCGAGAAAAGCGCTAAAATTAAAAATATCGTTTGGGATATTCTCGGTTTTCTCGCAGGCAGCTTTCTGATGGGTTTTTCGGTGGTGTATTTCGCCGCGCCGAACAACATCTCCATCGGAGGCGTCACCGGCATCTCCACCATGATCAGTTACCTGTCGGGCGGCAAATTCCCGATCGGCATCACCATCATCGTCCTCAACATCCCGCTGTTTGTGCTTGCGGCGTTTATGCTCGGCAAACGGCTGCTGTTCAAATCCGCGGTCGGAATGCTCTCGGTTTCGCTGATGATCGACCTTTTGGAATTTTTGAAGCTCCCGGCCTATCACGGCGAGATGATCGTCGCCTCCCTGTTCGCGGGCGCCATCGGCGGCGTGGGACTCGGGCTGATTTTTCTGCGCGGCGGCACAACCGGCGGCGTGGACATCATCGGGCGGCTCATCAAACTCAAACACGCCCATATGGAAATGGGCAAACTGATTCTGATGATCGAGGGCGTCATTTTAATCGGAACCTGGCTGGTCTACAAAAATATCAATAATTCGCTGTATTCTTTGATTACAATCTATGCGTACTCCCGGCTGACCGATACGGTGCTCTACGGCATCGACTACGGAAAATCCTATTTTATCATCTCGGCCAAGCCGCGCGAGATCGCCAAAGAGATCATGGCGAAGATCGGGCGCGGCGTGACGTTTTTAAAAGGCAGCGGCGCCTATACCGACGCGGACAAAGAGATCATTCTGACGGCGCTGCGAAACAGCGAGACCTCCAAGGTGCGCGCCATCATCCGCGAAATCGACCCATCGGCTTTTATCATCGTCTGCAGCACAAGCGAAACGATCGGCGAAGGATTCAAATCAATCCGGGAAAACAAATGATATGATCATGCAGGGGCGGATATCATCCGCCACCGCGCCAACGCCGTATTGACATCGCGGGCGATATCGGGCGCGGCCCCTGCACTACGTCACCATCAACTCCGGGAAAACACGCTGCGAAAGGATTTTCAAATCATGAGGGGAAATTTCTGCTTCAACTGCATGAAGGCCTTCGACGGGGGCACGGTCTGCCCCAACTGCGGCTTCAATACGCAGGCGAGACAACTTCCGCCGGCACTGCCCTACGATTCGCTTCTGGGCGGGCGCTACAAAGTAGGCAGAACCGTCCGGATGGACGGCGACAGCTATACTTATACCGCGCTCGACCTGCGCACCGGCAGGATCGTCCAGATCACGGAGTTTTTCGTCCATAACCTGATGAGCCGCTCCGATGACGGCGTCACCGCGGTCTTCCGTCCCGACAAAGTCGATCTGATCGCCGAACTGCGCGAGGACTTTGTCGACATGGCGCACAAGCTCGTCAAACTGGCGGAGCAGAGCCCGGTCGTCTCGGTCTGCGACATCTTTGAGGGCAACGGCACGAATTATTTTGTGGTCATCATCGATGAGAGCATGGCGATGGTTGAAGTCGCCGACGCGTTCCGCGGTTCCGGTCATGCCGCCTGGGAAAAAGTCCGCCCGATTTTCGACATCCTGATCTCCGAACTCGAAATGCTCCACCTCCACGGCCTTGTGCACCGCGGCATCGACGAATCGACGGTGCTCATCGCCTCCGACGGCAGCATCCGCCTGCGCGGATTTTCGGTGCCTTCCGCCCGCATCAACGGCAAGGGCGTCCAAATCAACATCTCCGACGATTACGCCGCGCCCGAGCAGTTCACCGGAACCCCCTACCCCGACCGCACCGCCGACGTCTATTCGGCCTGCGCGCTGATGTTCCGCTGCATCACGGGCATAAAATATACCCGCGCCAACCGCGACAATTTCGCTTCCCTGTTCCCCCGCGACGTCCCCGCCTGCGCTGTCTCGGCCCTCTTCAAAGGGCTGAGCCGCGACCCGGAGAAGCGTTTTCCCACGATGATGGAACTGCGCGCCGCGCTCTCGGGCGAGGCCGTCCCGGCGCCGGAGCTTTCGGACAGCCAGCCCCAAAAAGAGGGCAAATACGCGAAGACGCGCTTCGTCATCGGCGTGTTCGCGGCAT includes these proteins:
- the obgE gene encoding GTPase ObgE — protein: MFIDTAKVTLKAGNGGNGAVTFHREKYVANGGPDGGDGGKGGDIVLVGNTHLTTLADFRYKRKYSAPDGEKGDGGCRAGKKGDDIVIALPVGTVVKDAETGRVLADISSEEPVRIAKGGSGGAGNRHFATARRQCPRFAKAGAPGEAREVLFELKLLADVGLVGFPNAGKSTLVSAMSNARPEIADYPFTTLRPNLGVVYGPEEASFVMADIPGIIEGAAEGAGLGHEFLRHIERCRMLIQLVDAASTEGRDPRSDFDVICSELSRYSPLLASLPRIVAANKTDSAIPEMLDDFCGYAKSKGFEVFPISAVTGAGLSELKNYIFKTLPTLPSIKVYEPEPEPEFKVENNRPFTVTNKEGVFIVDAPWLLRVLNSVNMDDYESLQYFQRVLRQSGIIDELERRGVQEGDTVSIYDFEFEYVR
- a CDS encoding ribonuclease III domain-containing protein, encoding MTLNSSTSDNRFYESARSPDEMPVARLAFLGDAVYELVVREQLVEGAEVPFEKLNDLKQEFVKASAQAAAAIKILPLLTEKEEQIYRRGRNAKHKTAPKSASLGDYAKATGFEALLGYLWLSGQKSRIMELVGSGF
- a CDS encoding YitT family protein; this encodes MDGSEKSAKIKNIVWDILGFLAGSFLMGFSVVYFAAPNNISIGGVTGISTMISYLSGGKFPIGITIIVLNIPLFVLAAFMLGKRLLFKSAVGMLSVSLMIDLLEFLKLPAYHGEMIVASLFAGAIGGVGLGLIFLRGGTTGGVDIIGRLIKLKHAHMEMGKLILMIEGVILIGTWLVYKNINNSLYSLITIYAYSRLTDTVLYGIDYGKSYFIISAKPREIAKEIMAKIGRGVTFLKGSGAYTDADKEIILTALRNSETSKVRAIIREIDPSAFIIVCSTSETIGEGFKSIRENK